GCCTTGTTTCTTgtcaataacataattaaagaACTGTAATCAGAGCTTGTTTTGATCGATAAAGAAGGAAGTAATGTAGTTCATATAAATAGCAACCATAGGaaccaaataataaattaacgcTACCTAGTAACGCAGTCGAATTCGATCGGAGTACCGCAAGGACCTATTCTCGTGACAGTTCTCAAATTGCGTGCCGATAAACCTTTGCATTCAATTTGCAATTGAAATCCGGTTGGTAATATATCCCAAGTCGTTTTGCTGCAACAATTATTTGAGATCTTATTTTCCTTCTAACAAAGAAACAGTACAAAGccatatttaaaattgtaattactttaaGTGTCAGTTGGTTCAATATAAGTCGGTAGACTGTAACATTTTCCTCATTCAACAGTTTGAAAAGCAACCTGCAGTACGCGACCCTGAAGACTTTGTCTCTGGTCTCGATCAGCGTGATGTCGTCGGAGCAGTCAGTGCAGGAGTTGTTCCGTACGGCGGACTGTGTCTGCTTCGATGTGGACTCCACCGTCATTCAGGATGAAGGCATCGATGAGCTGGCCAAGTTCTGCGGAAAGGGAGAAGAGGTGAAGAGGCTGTAAGTACTCATGACATATTTTAACATGTTTAAAAACAGTACTCTTTCTAATAAATCTAATGTTATGTAGCTTCAGTGTTTACGTTGGAAACTTTAgttatttctatgaaaatctggGCCAAGTTCAAGCAGTTGAATGTATTACTCGTTACAAGTTACTAGTAATTTCAAACAGTATCGAGTACTTATTTTGATTACAATTGATACACATGCAATTTTGAAATAAGTGTGTAAACATGTTAATCAATTTACCTTGGGGTTGAATTTCTATGTCATTGAAGAAATTGTAATCGAAGATAAAATCAGCCTTGTTTTATATCTACAGTATTTACTAAAGTTGTTTATTACATTTGCGATCGTGGAAATTCCACGAATTGTTTTTAACTGGAGTAACACTAAATATGTACATAactaatgtatatttttgattgtTTTCTATACAATCAAGTAGTTCGTTGTCTCTTTGACATCATTTAATATAACTTCATATAAAGtgcttaaagtaaatatttactattttaataaattcagtgtttAAATATGTACACGTTTTGATAATTCTTACAACAGCAAGTATATTTAGGCCAACAGATCAGTTTCGCATTGACCTTATCGTTAAAGACATATcagagtttaaaaataacatgctTGCTTCTCAATGTATttcattaaagaaataagaaaaaagccAGCTTTGCTATATAGGAAGTAAGGAGTCACGGTAGTGCCTTGGGCGAGTCCGAAAGTAGACTAGACTATGGCATTAGATTATGTGTCTCACTTACTCCTTATATAAGCATCCGCATAGTATTAGAAATACGTGAAGgattattttcaatttgttttgttcaaaatcACGTGTAACAAAGATAATATCGTATGATTTTCTACGATTGTAAACAACAGATAAAGTGAACCTTTAGGGCCTGCTGTTATCGTACGACAAATCAAGTTTAAGtgcgataataataatattttttttttagcaGGTTTATGGCTTATTCAATAAATTCTGCAATTCAATATAACGTTTATGAACTAATTATGATTTGTAAGCAAGCCTTTGTCATAGAAACCATGTGGATTATTTttgctaaatttatttttcttgttaccAGAACGGCTGAGGCTATGGGCGGCAGTATGACCTTCCAAGAAGCTTTGAAGAAGAGGTTAGATATCATCAGACCATCTGTCTCACAAATCAAGGAATTTATGGATACAGTTCCTAATTACGTCACTTACAATGTCCCgtaagtatacatatattattttaacatctttgaaatatttctgaGCCATTCGATTTCAAGTTATTATAGTACTAGAACCGGTATATTGAATTATGTTTGCCAAAATGTATATGAGTCTTCATTCATGGTATTTTTCCATTCAAATATATCCAGTTGCTAAGTGAATACATCGTatgatgaataatttaaaagttaataatattgttttgttttcataatgaCTAATTTTATTTGGCGTTATTCGTTTTTTCTTAGTATCTAGGAGGGTTTTTCGAACCGTATCATGATTTGTATCAgtattactgaaaatatttcattcataatctattatatttcataatgGTGTACAATCTACGAAAAAATTTGTATCGAAAACATTAAACTTATCTAATCGGTTTAGCGAACCTAGTAATAGATAGACTATCTATATGCTTGAAACTATTACGAAATTTTTGTTGCTaggtgatattaaaataaacatacttgtTCGAACCGACGAGTTGTATGCAGTTGCAATTTAAAATGACctgataaaaatgtttacaaattatgaaataatttttaatattgataaatttttgtagtttataagttacttattattacttcaaccggtaaaataatttatatggaACTAGTTTCTACCGCTTTTCTACCAAGTTATCGGCATCGTATTGACCTCAATCGACATCATTTCTCAGACGATTTGTGATAATTTCGGCTTGCGTATTTGACccctattatttttattggcggtattattatttttgttttcatagcATTTctggaaaaaaaaatcttactggtaattattttattatcgcATTGGAAAATTTCGTTAGTAGTGAAAACAATATGTTGTTTATCAGCCTATTAAATACTGCGTTgtgaaattttatattacttttgcGTAAAGATTTGATTCAGCTGTTATTATCGTCGGCTGTTTTAAGTAGGCTGAGCACTGACTAATTGGGTCTGCAGAGTCTAGAACAAAGTGGTTCTTGAACTTAAGAAACACAGTTATGAGTGACTATTAAAGACTGATATTCAAAATCCCAATTAAGACAATACTATAGTAATAGTAAAGTGTTACTTTGACAACAAGATTGTGATTATTTCTCTTATATCTTTATGAATGAATCGTACTGTCTTTCAAAACTATGGTGACAATTTCCCTAACGTCCACCTTTGTCACTTGCAGACAACTAGTAAAAGCCCTTCAAGACCGCGGTGTAGCCGTATACCTGGTGTCCGGCGGGTTCCGGTGCCTCATCGAACCTGTAGCCGATATCTTAAACATCCCTAAATCCAACATCTACGCCAACAGACTCAAATTCTTCTTCAATGGTAAGTGTCAAAtttctttcataatttttgtttttgacttGGCTTAGTTCTCTACCGTGTGTCCGATTTTACAGGTTTGTaggttaattttaaagtaaaagtgtGTGacgttgatttatttaaattggatTACTATAAATCGTAATTTATGACGTTTGTTACTTAATATTTGATACTACTTGTTGCTATGCTGTCTGATTGATTCACGTGATTTGAATCGggactgtatttatttttatcaataagtaGTCTGTATAAGTTTTGACTTTGAACATGACAAGGGCAACTTCAGTTCCTTAGCTCTTTTTGGACCCTCGAAAACCAAAAACGAGTTCTGAAAAACCGGTATTCACTTCGTCGACTGTTGCGTAAAATGCATGTGCAATTCATACAAGTAATAATTTCAAACATATTCATACTACGTAATGATTCTACAAATACGCAATTACGGCTAGTTATTTAGTTAGACAATGGTGACAAAGAGCAACAATATAAACATCTGTGATCATATGACTCGGAACAATGTATTGCTATCAAACTATCAGCACAGTTCAAACAATATCTTGTACTCTATCAATATTGAAACGGGTAAAGGTCACTCTCCTGTCATCATCTTCTTATGTACCTTGTCTTTGGTgttttgtgtatattatatgtatggatgtgaatgatgcaaatgaaaattcgtaaggattgtaccaagtggcgttttctggtctcttTCTGCCCCTATGGGAAAgaaggcgtggttttatgtatgtataaatattagtgGCAAACTCACGTTCGCACTTGCACACACGTAAGTTTTCTGCTAGAATTGGCTATACAAGCCATCTCCCGGCGCATCAGCGCCAATTTAATTAGGCGTTGAAGTGCTTGCCATGTGCAAAATCGGTGGAATAGGTCTTCATCAGGCAGGTTAATTCTCGATCCCTATAGTATCATAGTAGTCCATCTCtatgtttgttttttcattacttactcCGAAACGGTTTCTTCGTTTCTGTTGCTATCCAGCGCTTGCACGTCATACGCCACGTGTCCGGTCGTGCCCCTGAAGCAATTGGGTCACTACTCCGCTATCATGTCTTGTACGCACTActtgttttctttataacacttttgttttacaaaatattctcgACTATTTGCAAACAAAAAGTTAGGTAAGTACATCGATTCTGCAATATTGCTACGATAGACAAGTTATAAGGATATCGATGaactataaatatatgttaaaaaaatagtataccTACACTTTTCTGGAAAGTaggtatagtattttttttgttattgatatattaacattttgCTTCTTTCATCAATTTACAAACAAGTACATAGTCAATTTACAATGAtcaagtacatacatatttacaaatagcTATTGATGTACCAGGTTCTATAGATTATGTAGGCAAAATTTACTTCTGGTGAAAGTAAATTGAAAATTCCAGAATATACAATAAGGAAGAATATAGAAGTTTATTTTTCGCGATGTCAAAGAACTCTAGGACAACGCGGTCACGGCGAATCTATCGCATGACTGATAGTAAACGGATCACTGTTATCATATCAAACGGAATACTTACCTAAATTATATGACAtaactacttattataatatgatagaTATTCATAGAAATGATCGTACGATACCTAgaatgattaaataataaacattccTATATGTTTATGGCTAACTTGCCCGCAACACTTCTAGACATacgctattattttattaatatactagctgacccgcgcaacttcgcttgcgtcctataagggagaatgggtgaaatttttccccgtttttgtaacattaattactggtactctgctccttttggtcgtagcgtgatgatatatagcctatgtcctttctcgagtatcaaaatatctccataccaaatttcatgcaaattggttcggtagttaaggcatgattgagtagcagacagacagacagagtacttttgcatttataatattagtatggagtatggaggatttatgtacttccagtcaacacggttttataataattttatataaacaaagccattcaacgttttgattttgtaatgaCAAACCCTTGCTGATTAATAAGGGTTGTGAAATCCCATGGAAGGGTTGAAATACggggttttttagaaatgttttttaatcaatttatttagcgggttttttgttgttttgcttttttttgaaagtgataaaacacaatgtttgtacctagtaatattatcaaaattcaaattcaaattcaaaattatttattgcaacaaacatggttcagagttcttatttataatacagtttcacatatttggccgttatagggacgctgcccccgccgccgcggccggcccgtaccgtgccgcaatactaatatcgtgatatctcctaaactatatgtctaaataacacactgtaaactgcaaaaacaatctaaattaaatgctcgtgatgatgaacttacttattttgataaggatatatgtattattggttatatcaccagttaaacatcacccaacgaattaaatgtttttttaatacagaaaagtagtttttgtgacttaaataaaaaagctggatatatgtcatcgcggacttttttgtagaactaataaagaccaatgtttttgctatacattgttcttacttgtatccaacggtataagcggcgcacgcacaaatgcaatcttcaattggattttttttctgacttcttggacataaatcgctataactcagctaatatagttttaatgtatttcaattatatataaaaacctgtcggagaaaatactctttctattagtgaaaaccgcatcaaaatccgttgcgtagttttaaagttttatgcatacgaagggactacagacaaaatgggcgactttgttttatactatgtagtgattttACTAGAGGACCCGCACGCGCCCCTTGTCCAGATTTCATGTTTCTAACTTCTATAGTTTAGGCTTTGCGATGattatcagtcagtcaatcagtcaggacaaataattacatatttatagatAACATTCTAGACTGATGCCTGCCTCTGGCACCATTTTCAGTTTACCATttgtcaacaaatatttaacatacattaaatattacagctacgactgtcatttaaaatgtccaACCTTTGTAATAAATTGACAGCATCTAGATCGTTCCTTGTGTAATATTGTTCAATTGACAGGAATTGACCCAATCATCCAATTGACTTCTTCTATTCGTAAGAAAATATTGGCAATGTTATTTTTGGCGTCATAAATTGACGACCAAGTGAAAAGTCTTGTCGTAGTTCAAGCCTCAATTCACGCACGCACTAGAAACCTATTAGTTAAATGTCTGCTTAAATggattatgttttataattagttttgcAAGTGAATTAGTAGTGAGGGATCAAACCACGATCAAACTTATTTTGTCTCAGTAGCTCTCGACATAATTGTATAGAAAGGCAGACGAAGTGTCGCGAGGGCCAAGGTTTTTATATCGCAATTTAAGTGCAGAAGCACATAGCCTTGTTGCATTCAAACCGGTAACGCAGCTTTTAACCGATTTCACATACACGCAACTTATGGGGGCTGTATAGCGAGTTTTTTACCATCCATTGGTTAAACTGCTTTCGGGAACATTCGGCTATCTTCGGGAAACTCTCGTGTGTTTCGTGTCTGGCAGAAGGCAAACACTCGTCAATACTAATAAATCTTTTGCTAAGTTCTTTAGGAACAGtgcaaataagtttatttttgcaCTATTATTGACAGTTATATCTATATCTATTTACCATTAAATTACATCATAGATCTAAACGATCTTGTACCGTCGTCTCAGATAACTTTGTCACTACAATAGAAATCATCGTAATAGTCATGTAAGATTTTGATAAAGTACTTGAAAAACAATGGGGACATCTCTCAAGTGTGTTATTAGTGACTTCCCTCAAAACAGCTGTAAATGATTGTCCTATCTGTCATTTGTTCCAATTTGATAACGTTTTGTTATGTACAAAATGTGGCGTGAGTATTTTTATGAAGCTTATTGTTCTACCTACTTCAGATTTCTTTATACTTTCATCTTTACTGCCCATACAAGcttctgattttatttttgttttgtcttcAAAATGCCTTTTGAGACTGGTTTCTGGACTGCTTTTTATTGACCATCAAAAGTTTCCATATTTCGTATTCCAATACCTTAGTTCCGTAATTTCTAAGCGTTTGTGTCTTCAAGTTGACtcgtttattttgtttcattttctgAAAGTCAATAGGTATATCAAGTCAGCCAAGAGGTATAtcaaatacacccacgtttcgctatttacattattaatctCATGCAAAAGGAAAACCAATGCCATTTACCGAGCATTTACTGATCTGAAAGTAAAATTCCTTACTATTTGTCTATTTTCAAAGTCATAAGTAGTACGTATTCAGTCATGTTCGCACGGCAACAAAACTTGAAAAGATCTCAACAacagtttatctatacaaattgATATTGGTTTACCCGATAGCTTATCGTATCCGCAATTATCATTGAGGATATGAAATCTAAGCGGAAAAGTTCGCAGGGGACATTCgaattattatcataatgaaTTGCGCTTTTTTGTTGCTAAGATCTGCAGTATAATCCTTTAAGAAAGGATTTAGATTGTTTGTCAAATTGCTGTCATTATATGATAAAGTGATTCATTGATCGTACCtaataatattccttgaaatatCTTGTGGTGTTCCTCAAGGTACGACAATGGGTCCGTTTTAATTTAATGCCTTAGCTTCTCTATTGTAAGTATTAAACGTATTAATACTGTATCTGgattaaaaatcttttgaagattaaaataaaGGGTATATTGGCTAATGAATATTCGGGCTaaagtagatatttattttcgGACTTAAGTTAGTTTGCTTCATTCCttcttcattcattcattaattgCTCGTGTAATGACTTGATATAGTTTTCAGTTTGGatctattttatgtattttcatataatttcttGTTTTTTGCCTGCACGTTTTCCtttaaagcttgtttagatAATTGCTATGTAAATCTTCCTCGTGTAACTAATGTACTATGTTTCATAAGGTAATGATATGATTGACCTAGCAGACCTTTGCAATTTGCAAGCTGGGTTTCCCTATCTACGGATATCGTGTTCTAACCTTACACTTGTTCAAAATAGGAGGAAAATATGCGAATTGATAATAAATAGTTGTTGTGGTACATGTCACATTATCAACTACATTAGGTTTCTGcttgaaaaataaactgtagTGATGTTTAGTTCTAAAGATTGACGTTTAgataatactagcttttacctgcgacttcgtccgtcacCTGGATTTTGCCATGGGcatgcgtcatttttccggggtaagAATTAGCTTATGTCTTTTctggggtatcaaaatatctccataccaaatttcatgcaaattggttcagaagTTTAGGCGTgtttgagtaacagacagacagacacacagagttactttcacatttataatattagtatggatgaagactctgtaaaaaatatcaaaattatactgTATCTGATGACGGATAAGTAGCTTCTTTATAAAGTCACAAATGACATTGCTTGTCTATATGCAGTTAATCCTTTATACGATagtgaaataaataactaaattgttttgataaacgTGTCTTTATCAAGACCCCTTGCAGAGCTCACGAGCGTATTTATAAAGTACCCTGACGTAACATGTACAGGAGTCAATAAAGTCACTCAAATAGATAAcattattgcaatttttatacCAATTTACAATATAGACCTTAACGTTGAAGATATAGAGTTGATATTTCATAATGCGTTTAATGAAGGCAGACAT
This genomic stretch from Anticarsia gemmatalis isolate Benzon Research Colony breed Stoneville strain chromosome 13, ilAntGemm2 primary, whole genome shotgun sequence harbors:
- the aay gene encoding phosphoserine phosphatase isoform X1, translated to MALLSLKSNLQYATLKTLSLVSISVMSSEQSVQELFRTADCVCFDVDSTVIQDEGIDELAKFCGKGEEVKRLTAEAMGGSMTFQEALKKRLDIIRPSVSQIKEFMDTVPNYVTYNVPQLVKALQDRGVAVYLVSGGFRCLIEPVADILNIPKSNIYANRLKFFFNGEYAGFDENEPTSRSGGKGLVIKRLKEQHGYQRLIMIGDGATDAEACPPADGFIGFGGNVVREEVKKRASWYVTEFQELINVLTPQTK
- the aay gene encoding phosphoserine phosphatase isoform X2, whose amino-acid sequence is MSSEQSVQELFRTADCVCFDVDSTVIQDEGIDELAKFCGKGEEVKRLTAEAMGGSMTFQEALKKRLDIIRPSVSQIKEFMDTVPNYVTYNVPQLVKALQDRGVAVYLVSGGFRCLIEPVADILNIPKSNIYANRLKFFFNGEYAGFDENEPTSRSGGKGLVIKRLKEQHGYQRLIMIGDGATDAEACPPADGFIGFGGNVVREEVKKRASWYVTEFQELINVLTPQTK